TTAGCCGACACGCGGGCCCCACTGTCAGCCATCCTCCCTGTCCCACACGACAGTgaccctcgcgccgccgccatccggaCCCCACGTGGCAGCCAGCGGCGGTGTAAGTCGGTTTCCTCTCCGTATATAAACACGCTTCTCTCTCGTGTGTTCCATTCCACGGCGTTATTTTTCAAATCAAATCCAACTCAAAGCGTTCCAGCCTTCTCCTCCACCGACCAATCGGGAGCAACAGCGAGAGCCGAGAGTAGCAGCCCGCATGGAGGCCGAGATagtcaagccgccgccgccgccgccggcgtcagaGTCCGCCATGTCGTCGTCGGCCGCCCGCGGGGAGTTCACCGCGGAGGACCTCGCGGCGGCGGACCAGCTGGTGCAGCTCAGcgtcagcggcggcggggacgacgacgaggaggaccaGCACGAGGCtttctcctcctcgtcgtctccTCGGTCGGTGAACAACGCGGCGCGGggcgaagaggaggaggaagatcgTCGTGAGGATTATTACTCCGGGGTGGTGGACCGGAGGGCCAGGAAGCGGTTCCGGCTGGTGTCGGAGCTCTACGCCGCCACCAGGCAGGTcaaggccggcgccggcgg
The Panicum virgatum strain AP13 chromosome 6N, P.virgatum_v5, whole genome shotgun sequence genome window above contains:
- the LOC120679930 gene encoding uncharacterized protein LOC120679930 — protein: MEAEIVKPPPPPPASESAMSSSAARGEFTAEDLAAADQLVQLSVSGGGDDDEEDQHEAFSSSSSPRSVNNAARGEEEEEDRREDYYSGVVDRRARKRFRLVSELYAATRQVKAGAGGMSKRRSNRDGMRN